The following proteins come from a genomic window of Fontisubflavum oceani:
- a CDS encoding TrkH family potassium uptake protein, producing MSGYLSRLPLIVVLMGVSALAMMLPAAVASALDDHLIARVFFYSSLLFLILTGLIGFATQTLPAVTSPRAHLVALLAAYLLLPLILAFPFAEAVGNTRYINVYLEMVSSLTTTGASFFEPERLSPAVHLWRGLVGWLGGFLIWVTAVAVLAPLNLGGYEVTSEAVSLDRVQSGSGQMQAATPAERLTRHAARLAPVYLSLTMALWIGLLVSGEMPLTALIHSMSTLATSGISPTGGLEGRPSGVAGEVLIFLFFIFAVSRRSFTSGFSSETAKRLAKDRELRLALFAVIVLPTLLFARHWLGALEVDELANVEGAMTALWGSVFTVLSFLTTTGFVSESWVEARAWSGLPTPGLVLIGLVLMGGGVATTAGGVKLLRVYALYKHGTREMEKLLHPHSVAGAGRLGRRIRREGAYIAWIFFMLFILSMAVIMAALALTGLSFEAALVLAVSALTTTGPLAAVAAETPISYIGLGDAAKLILAGAMIVGRLETLVLLALINPGYWRA from the coding sequence ATGAGCGGCTATCTCTCTCGCCTGCCGCTGATTGTTGTGCTCATGGGGGTGAGCGCGCTGGCGATGATGTTGCCCGCTGCGGTGGCCTCCGCCTTGGATGATCACCTTATTGCGCGGGTCTTTTTCTATTCCTCGCTTCTGTTTTTGATCCTTACCGGGCTGATTGGATTTGCGACGCAAACCCTGCCGGCGGTTACCTCGCCTCGGGCGCATTTGGTGGCACTTCTGGCGGCCTATCTGCTGTTGCCGCTGATCCTCGCGTTTCCCTTTGCGGAGGCGGTGGGCAACACACGCTATATCAATGTCTATCTCGAAATGGTCTCGAGCCTGACCACCACGGGCGCGAGTTTTTTCGAACCTGAACGGCTCAGCCCGGCGGTGCATCTTTGGCGCGGCCTTGTCGGGTGGCTGGGCGGATTTCTGATCTGGGTGACGGCGGTCGCGGTCTTGGCGCCGTTGAATTTGGGCGGCTATGAGGTGACCTCGGAAGCGGTGAGCCTGGACCGCGTACAATCCGGGTCGGGCCAAATGCAGGCGGCCACACCGGCCGAACGGCTAACCCGCCACGCGGCCCGTCTGGCCCCGGTTTATCTGTCTTTGACCATGGCGCTTTGGATCGGGTTGTTGGTGTCGGGAGAGATGCCGCTGACCGCATTGATCCATTCGATGTCCACTTTGGCGACCTCGGGGATCAGCCCGACAGGTGGGCTTGAAGGGCGGCCAAGCGGGGTCGCGGGGGAGGTGTTGATCTTCCTATTCTTCATTTTTGCCGTGTCGCGACGGTCCTTTACCTCCGGTTTTTCAAGTGAAACCGCAAAGCGGCTGGCGAAAGACCGGGAACTGCGGCTGGCGCTTTTTGCCGTGATCGTACTCCCGACCTTGCTCTTCGCGCGGCATTGGTTGGGCGCGCTTGAGGTGGATGAATTGGCCAATGTCGAAGGGGCGATGACCGCGCTCTGGGGCAGCGTTTTCACGGTGCTGTCGTTTCTTACAACGACCGGCTTCGTCTCCGAGAGTTGGGTCGAGGCGCGGGCTTGGTCTGGCCTGCCGACGCCTGGATTGGTCCTGATCGGTTTGGTTTTGATGGGCGGCGGCGTTGCGACAACAGCCGGCGGCGTGAAGCTGTTGCGCGTCTACGCGCTCTATAAACACGGCACGCGGGAGATGGAGAAGCTGCTGCACCCGCACTCTGTAGCTGGTGCAGGGCGCTTGGGCCGCCGTATCCGACGCGAAGGGGCCTACATCGCCTGGATTTTCTTCATGCTGTTCATCCTGTCGATGGCCGTGATCATGGCCGCCCTGGCGCTCACCGGATTGAGCTTTGAGGCCGCGTTGGTCTTGGCCGTCTCGGCGCTGACCACGACGGGCCCACTGGCGGCCGTCGCGGCAGAAACACCGATCTCCTATATCGGGCTCGGCGATGCGGCGAAGTTGATCCTGGCCGGGGCGATGATTGTAGGGCGCCTTGAAACACTGGTTCTTTTGGCACTGATCAACCCGGGATATTGGCGGGCGTGA
- the trkA gene encoding Trk system potassium transporter TrkA encodes MKVIICGAGQVGWQIARHLSGENNDVTVVDNNPDLVRRATDTLDVQGLTGHASYPDVLDRAGARDADMIIAATFSDEVNMVTCQVAHSVFSVPRKIARLRAQSYLNAIYSDLYRRDHLPIDVVISPEKEVAEAALRRLASPATFDTESFLGGDAQMLGIQLDEDCPVLNTPLRQLSELFSTLRAIVVGIRREGALFSPEPGDQLYAGDQIYVFTHAMDSDRTLEIFGKEAKRQERVVIIGGGNVGLAVAQKLERGANRVRTKMVEISRANAERAADALERTIVLHGDGLDMDILQEAGVDRADTVLCVTDDDKTNLLASVRAKTAGARVAVALVNDPTLVPLMSPLGIDAYVNPRSTTVSSILRHIRHGRVRGVYSIGDAEAEVIEAQVLSTSPIAGKAVRDIDFPEGVLIGAVQKGGKVVRPSGSTKIEEGDAIAIFAMADDVPGVETLLQVSIDFF; translated from the coding sequence ATGAAGGTCATCATTTGCGGCGCGGGCCAGGTGGGTTGGCAAATCGCGCGCCATCTTTCCGGCGAAAACAACGATGTGACGGTGGTTGATAACAACCCCGATCTGGTGCGCCGCGCGACGGACACGCTTGATGTGCAGGGGTTGACCGGTCATGCGTCTTATCCCGATGTGCTTGACCGGGCGGGCGCGCGCGACGCTGATATGATCATTGCGGCGACCTTCTCAGACGAGGTGAATATGGTCACCTGTCAGGTGGCGCATTCGGTGTTTTCGGTGCCCCGCAAGATCGCGCGTCTGAGGGCGCAGAGCTATCTGAACGCGATTTACTCCGATTTGTATCGCCGCGATCACTTGCCAATCGATGTGGTGATCAGCCCTGAGAAAGAGGTGGCCGAAGCCGCGCTTCGCCGGTTGGCCTCGCCCGCCACCTTTGACACCGAAAGCTTTTTGGGCGGCGACGCACAGATGTTGGGCATTCAGCTTGATGAAGACTGCCCAGTGCTCAACACGCCGCTGCGGCAACTCTCAGAGCTTTTCTCAACGCTGCGCGCGATTGTGGTGGGCATCCGCCGAGAGGGCGCGCTGTTCTCGCCGGAGCCCGGCGATCAGCTTTATGCCGGCGACCAGATCTATGTCTTCACCCATGCGATGGACAGCGACCGGACGCTGGAGATTTTCGGCAAAGAGGCCAAACGCCAGGAGCGGGTGGTGATCATCGGCGGCGGCAATGTCGGCTTGGCCGTGGCGCAGAAACTGGAACGCGGGGCCAATCGTGTGCGCACCAAAATGGTCGAGATAAGCCGGGCCAATGCTGAGCGGGCCGCGGATGCGCTGGAGCGGACGATTGTGCTGCATGGCGATGGTCTCGATATGGATATCCTGCAAGAGGCGGGCGTCGACCGCGCCGACACGGTGCTCTGCGTCACGGATGATGACAAAACCAACCTTCTGGCCTCAGTCCGCGCGAAGACCGCGGGCGCGCGCGTGGCCGTGGCGCTGGTCAATGACCCGACGCTGGTCCCGCTGATGAGCCCGCTTGGGATCGATGCTTATGTGAACCCGCGCAGCACAACGGTCAGCTCGATCCTGCGCCATATCCGCCACGGTCGGGTGCGTGGTGTCTATTCCATCGGCGATGCCGAGGCCGAGGTGATCGAGGCGCAGGTGCTGTCGACCTCGCCCATCGCGGGTAAGGCGGTGCGGGATATCGACTTCCCCGAAGGCGTCTTGATCGGCGCGGTGCAAAAGGGCGGCAAGGTCGTGCGGCCATCCGGCTCGACCAAGATTGAAGAGGGCGACGCCATCGCGATCTTTGCGATGGCCGATGACGTACCGGGCGTGGAAACGCTCTTGCAAGTTTCTATCGATTTCTTCTGA
- the ntrX gene encoding nitrogen assimilation response regulator NtrX, with translation MSDILVVDDERDIRELICDILEDEGYSTRMAANSDECMAELNGEPPGLMVLDIWLKDSNMDGIDILKHVKRDNPDVPVVIISGHGNIEIAVAAIKQGAYDFIEKPFNIDQLMVVIRRAMETSRLRRENSALRRQDGKAAEMIGQGAAFKALKGQLDKVTKSNGRVMLAGPAGAGKEVAARYIHSESNRADAPFVTVSSASIQPDHMEEVLFGRESGERGVEQGLLEQAHGGVIYFDEVADMPLGTQSKILRVLVDQSFTRVGGTAKVRVDLRVISSTTRDLQNEIDAGNFREELYHRLNVVPIDVPSLEDRREDIPLLAEYFIAQFNADQGLPLRDLGEDAEAMLQTMRWPGNVRQLKNVIERVLILGDGTGPIEARDLPGQGDGPTEEEDIALSAGLTTLPLREARELFERHYLMAQINRFGGNISRTASFVGMERSALHRKLKSLGVVTTNKSGARVAQVEES, from the coding sequence ATGTCTGATATTCTGGTTGTCGATGACGAGCGCGATATCCGCGAGTTGATCTGCGATATTCTCGAAGACGAGGGGTATTCCACCCGGATGGCCGCCAATTCCGATGAGTGTATGGCGGAGTTGAATGGCGAGCCGCCCGGCCTGATGGTGCTCGATATTTGGCTGAAAGACAGCAACATGGATGGGATCGACATTCTCAAACATGTGAAACGTGACAACCCGGATGTGCCGGTGGTGATTATCTCAGGCCATGGCAATATCGAGATCGCGGTCGCGGCAATCAAACAGGGCGCGTATGATTTCATCGAAAAGCCGTTCAATATCGACCAATTGATGGTCGTGATCCGCCGGGCGATGGAGACCTCGCGGCTGCGGCGGGAAAATTCCGCCTTGCGTCGTCAGGATGGCAAAGCGGCCGAGATGATCGGGCAGGGCGCCGCATTCAAAGCCCTTAAAGGTCAGCTTGATAAGGTCACCAAATCCAACGGTCGGGTGATGTTGGCCGGGCCAGCGGGCGCGGGCAAAGAAGTGGCCGCGCGCTATATCCACAGCGAGTCGAACCGGGCCGATGCGCCCTTCGTGACGGTCAGTTCCGCCTCGATCCAACCAGATCATATGGAAGAGGTCTTGTTTGGCCGCGAGTCCGGTGAACGCGGGGTGGAGCAGGGCCTGTTGGAACAGGCCCATGGCGGGGTGATCTATTTCGATGAAGTGGCCGATATGCCGCTTGGGACGCAGTCGAAAATCCTGCGCGTCTTGGTCGATCAAAGCTTCACCCGTGTCGGCGGGACAGCCAAAGTGCGTGTCGATCTGCGGGTGATTTCCTCAACAACCCGCGATCTGCAGAATGAGATCGACGCGGGCAATTTCCGCGAGGAGCTGTATCACCGGTTAAACGTCGTGCCGATCGACGTTCCAAGCTTGGAAGATCGGCGCGAGGATATCCCCTTGTTGGCAGAGTATTTTATAGCTCAGTTCAATGCGGATCAGGGGCTGCCGCTCCGCGATCTGGGCGAGGATGCGGAGGCGATGCTGCAGACCATGCGCTGGCCTGGGAATGTGCGGCAGCTGAAAAACGTGATCGAGCGAGTGCTGATCCTCGGCGATGGCACGGGACCGATCGAGGCACGCGATTTGCCGGGGCAGGGCGACGGGCCGACCGAAGAAGAGGATATCGCGCTGTCAGCCGGGTTGACGACTTTGCCGCTCCGCGAAGCGCGAGAGTTGTTTGAACGGCACTACCTGATGGCACAGATCAATCGGTTTGGCGGCAATATCTCTCGCACGGCCAGTTTCGTCGGCATGGAGCGGAGCGCGCTGCACCGGAAACTGAAATCGCTTGGCGTCGTGACAACCAACAAGTCGGGGGCGCGGGTCGCCCAAGTCGAAGAAAGCTAG
- a CDS encoding sensor histidine kinase NtrY-like, whose product MRLPANGAAKSPITRLLDLRQRRRLRSAGTLGLVILGPVLALATFLVLGPLGEVADSPALRLILLANMVYILVVAALVSRQVARMVAARRARSAGSRLHLRLTGVFALVALSPTILVAVFATITVNMGLEGWFSERVSSALGNSVDAAEAYQQEHRDDLAADAVALAAYLNLNRQATPFMSDGTLGQFLRQGQSRIQRGLREAFIVDGGGELRVRGERSYLFDFEQPNPDDLARAADGELVIIEDRTVNEFRALLRLTAFVDRYLYVSREVDGQIISLLDDTQQTVQLYRQLESERGRVLFGFGLLYLGFALIIILAAIWLGLWFAERLSRPVGRLASAAQRVGQGDLDVRVVEERGDDEIAMLGRLFNQMTRQLKGQRDTLVEQNSATEESRRLFDSVLSSVTAGVIGLDAQGRVDFMNRSALRLLDMVEQRDHGLTLSIAVPEFADLLRRLQDRGGEAIQEEIKLARGGKLESLLVRMATRRNTDGALEGYVVAFDDVTDLVSAQRMAAWGDVARRIAHEIKNPLTPIQLSAERVRRKFGPKLGKDADDLEQYTDVIIRQTNDLRRIVDEFSKFARMPEPETRTEDVAKLLRDAVTLQNAGQPNVRFEVEIPGGAFVAEVDATMMGQAFTNLMKNGGEATETFIEKGAPEDYQPRLRVTLSATEEELMITISDNGVGLPPDRAKLFEPYVTTRDKGTGLGLPIVKKIVEEHGGVLELLDADPFAEGAHRGAMAKISLPRHLDKEEEE is encoded by the coding sequence GTGCGGTTACCCGCGAATGGGGCGGCAAAATCCCCCATCACCAGGCTGTTAGACCTGCGCCAGCGCCGTCGGCTGCGCAGTGCGGGTACGCTTGGGTTGGTGATTTTGGGGCCCGTTCTAGCGCTCGCCACCTTCTTGGTTTTGGGCCCGTTGGGCGAGGTCGCCGATTCCCCCGCGCTACGCCTGATCCTTCTGGCCAATATGGTCTATATCTTGGTCGTCGCGGCGCTTGTCTCGCGCCAGGTCGCCCGGATGGTGGCTGCGCGCCGGGCACGCTCTGCCGGGTCACGGCTGCATTTGCGGCTGACCGGAGTTTTTGCACTGGTGGCCTTATCACCGACCATTCTGGTCGCAGTCTTTGCAACGATCACGGTGAATATGGGGCTTGAGGGGTGGTTCTCGGAGCGCGTGTCCTCCGCGCTTGGCAATTCTGTCGATGCGGCCGAAGCGTATCAGCAGGAACATCGGGATGACCTGGCCGCCGATGCGGTCGCGCTGGCCGCGTATCTGAACCTCAACCGGCAGGCGACGCCGTTCATGTCGGATGGCACATTGGGTCAGTTTCTGCGTCAGGGGCAATCGCGCATCCAGCGCGGGCTGCGCGAGGCCTTCATTGTCGATGGCGGCGGCGAATTAAGGGTGCGCGGCGAGCGCAGTTACCTGTTCGATTTTGAGCAGCCGAACCCGGATGATCTGGCCCGCGCGGCCGATGGCGAGTTGGTCATTATCGAAGACCGAACCGTCAATGAATTTCGCGCGCTTCTGCGACTTACCGCGTTTGTCGATCGCTATCTCTATGTGAGCCGTGAGGTCGACGGGCAGATCATTTCGCTTCTCGATGATACGCAACAGACCGTGCAGCTTTATCGCCAGTTGGAGAGTGAGCGGGGCCGGGTCTTGTTCGGATTTGGCCTGCTGTATCTGGGCTTTGCGTTGATTATCATTCTTGCGGCCATCTGGCTTGGGCTATGGTTCGCGGAGCGATTATCACGCCCCGTCGGGCGGCTAGCCAGCGCTGCGCAACGGGTTGGACAGGGCGATTTGGATGTCCGCGTGGTTGAGGAACGCGGCGACGATGAGATCGCGATGTTGGGGCGGCTGTTCAACCAGATGACCCGGCAGCTCAAGGGGCAGCGCGATACACTGGTTGAGCAGAATAGCGCAACCGAGGAAAGCCGCCGGTTGTTTGATAGCGTGCTGTCATCGGTCACCGCGGGTGTCATCGGACTCGACGCGCAAGGCCGGGTTGATTTCATGAATCGCTCGGCCCTGCGGCTCTTGGACATGGTAGAACAACGCGATCATGGGCTGACCCTGTCCATCGCGGTGCCGGAATTTGCTGATCTGTTACGCCGACTTCAAGACCGGGGTGGGGAGGCAATCCAAGAAGAAATCAAACTGGCCCGAGGCGGCAAACTTGAGAGCTTGCTGGTCAGAATGGCAACACGGCGCAACACCGACGGCGCGCTGGAAGGCTATGTGGTGGCCTTTGATGATGTGACCGATCTGGTCAGCGCGCAACGGATGGCGGCTTGGGGCGATGTCGCGCGACGGATCGCGCATGAGATCAAAAACCCGCTGACCCCGATCCAGCTCTCAGCAGAGCGGGTACGGCGGAAATTCGGCCCCAAACTGGGGAAGGATGCCGATGATCTTGAGCAATATACCGATGTTATTATTCGCCAAACCAATGACTTACGGCGCATTGTTGATGAATTCTCTAAATTCGCACGCATGCCGGAGCCGGAAACCCGCACCGAAGATGTCGCCAAACTGCTGCGCGACGCTGTGACCTTGCAGAACGCCGGTCAGCCCAATGTACGGTTTGAGGTCGAGATTCCGGGAGGCGCTTTCGTTGCGGAAGTCGATGCGACGATGATGGGTCAAGCCTTCACGAATTTGATGAAGAATGGCGGGGAAGCCACGGAAACATTTATAGAAAAAGGCGCACCCGAGGACTATCAACCGCGTTTGCGTGTGACACTGTCCGCCACCGAAGAAGAGCTGATGATAACCATCAGCGATAACGGCGTCGGCTTGCCACCGGACCGGGCAAAACTGTTCGAGCCTTATGTCACAACGCGTGACAAGGGCACCGGGCTCGGCCTGCCAATAGTGAAAAAGATTGTCGAAGAGCATGGCGGCGTTTTGGAGCTGCTGGACGCGGACCCCTTTGCCGAGGGCGCCCATCGTGGCGCCATGGCAAAGATCAGCCTGCCGCGTCATTTGGATAAAGAGGAAGAGGAATAA
- a CDS encoding response regulator, with the protein MDGTVLVADDDRTIRTVLTQALTRAGCKVHATSSLMTLMRWVDEGKGDLVISDVMMPDGNGLDTLPQITEQRPGLPVIIISAQNTIMTAIQATEAEAYDYLPKPFDLPDLMKRAARALDQKRRAPAAKPAEAPTGGQDDLPLVGRTAVMQALYRLVARVMNTELPVLITGESGTGKSLIARAIHDFSDRRTLPFVVAAAADLEGMDGPSSILARARGGSILFDEVGDLNEEAQAKIVRMLDAMGDGAPRVMATSQKDLMEKMESGAFRQDLFYRLGGVTITVPSLRERVEDIPLLVTHFLTRAEREGGPVRRLAPDAVDLVRAYSWPGNVRQLENCIRRLTITSQAEEITKAEVEAVLGNQPAIEPLMGGGEGDKLSASVAKHLRRYFDLHGGVLPPPGLYTRILREVEAPLIEIALEATGGNQAKCADLLGINRNTLRKKITDLDIRVTRRRKLM; encoded by the coding sequence ATGGACGGCACCGTTCTTGTCGCCGATGATGATCGCACCATCCGCACCGTGTTGACGCAGGCGTTGACGCGCGCCGGGTGCAAGGTCCATGCGACGTCCAGCTTGATGACGCTCATGCGATGGGTCGACGAGGGCAAAGGCGATCTGGTGATCTCGGATGTGATGATGCCCGATGGCAATGGGTTGGACACGCTGCCGCAGATCACCGAGCAGCGGCCGGGCCTGCCGGTGATCATCATCTCGGCGCAGAACACAATCATGACTGCGATCCAGGCGACCGAGGCCGAGGCCTATGATTATCTGCCGAAACCCTTCGACTTGCCGGATCTGATGAAACGCGCGGCGCGCGCGTTGGACCAGAAGCGCCGCGCACCCGCGGCAAAGCCAGCCGAAGCGCCGACCGGCGGGCAAGACGACTTGCCTTTGGTCGGGCGGACGGCGGTGATGCAGGCGCTTTATCGGCTCGTCGCGCGCGTGATGAACACCGAATTGCCGGTCTTGATCACCGGCGAAAGCGGCACGGGCAAAAGCCTGATTGCCCGCGCGATCCATGATTTCTCAGACCGGCGAACCCTACCATTTGTCGTCGCGGCGGCGGCGGATCTCGAAGGCATGGATGGCCCGTCATCTATCTTGGCCAGGGCGCGCGGCGGGTCGATCTTGTTCGATGAAGTCGGCGATCTTAACGAAGAGGCACAGGCCAAGATCGTGCGCATGCTCGACGCGATGGGCGATGGCGCGCCGCGGGTGATGGCCACGAGCCAAAAAGACCTGATGGAGAAGATGGAGAGCGGCGCGTTTCGCCAAGATCTGTTCTATCGCCTCGGCGGCGTCACGATCACGGTGCCCAGTTTGCGGGAGCGGGTGGAGGATATTCCACTTCTGGTCACGCATTTCCTGACCCGGGCGGAACGAGAGGGCGGGCCGGTTCGTCGCCTGGCCCCGGATGCGGTGGATTTGGTGCGTGCTTATTCCTGGCCCGGAAATGTGCGGCAGCTTGAAAACTGCATTCGCCGATTGACGATCACGAGCCAAGCCGAAGAGATCACCAAAGCCGAGGTCGAGGCGGTTTTGGGCAACCAGCCCGCCATTGAGCCGCTCATGGGTGGCGGCGAGGGCGACAAGCTCTCAGCCTCGGTCGCCAAACATTTGCGGCGCTATTTCGATTTGCATGGTGGGGTCTTGCCGCCGCCCGGTCTCTACACCCGGATTTTGCGCGAGGTCGAGGCGCCGTTGATCGAGATTGCGCTGGAGGCGACCGGCGGAAATCAGGCGAAATGTGCCGATCTGCTCGGCATCAATCGCAATACGCTCAGAAAGAAGATCACTGACCTGGATATTCGCGTGACACGCCGCCGCAAGTTGATGTAA